Below is a genomic region from Megalopta genalis isolate 19385.01 chromosome 10, iyMegGena1_principal, whole genome shotgun sequence.
tttcacaatGAGTGATCTATCGGTTTAGTGGACGAAGGAAACTTTTAAAATAGAAATTTGCGCAAAGATTCATAGTCCGGTGATAATAATAGAGAAAGACAGCTTGCTCTAGAAAATGTCGTCGCCCGTAATATGCACAGATATGCAATCGTCCAGGACGTTTGGCCATGTTTGAAGTCCGCAGTCGATTATTTGATTGTCATCAAGGAAGAAGGATCGGCGTAAAGACACACTGAACAATTTATCCAATAATTTATTGAACACCACCCGGTGCTATCGAACATAAAAATCATATACGATGACTCATGAACGATCGAATACTAGCATCTCGCATGCTTGGACTACTAGCAATCGCATGATGTCTACTTTCCACGAATCTTTTCAGCGTTGTATTAAGTCCTAAAATCATGCTTTCTGCAGAAATGGTTGTTTCCTTGGTACGTGCTGGAGTAGTGGCAAGCTACTCTCTGGAGTAGTGGTTGATGTCGTGATACTCTACAGAGTAGCTGAAGTAGTATACTCTGGAGGTGGGGTTGGTGTTGATAATGTCCACATTGCTGGCTCCGTATTCGTAGTCTCTGGAGTTGTGGATTCTGGCGTAGTGGTTGCTGGCTCCGAAGGCGTAGTCTCTGGAGTTGTGGAATTTGGCGAAGTGGTTGGTGGCTCCGAAGGCGTAGTCTCTGGAGTTGTGGATTTTGGTGTAGTGGTCTTTGGTGTGGTAGTCGGCCGAGCAGTCGTTGTCTTTTTATGTACAGCAAGGATAATGCACCTGACCGAGAATCCCCAGCTTGGTCTCCCAATTATCGATACCACTACATTGTTTGCTCCGACACCACCTTCTATGGGTCTGATGCCGACTATCCATGGGTTCCAAGACTCCACACTGACAAACGAGATCTCAGATCCGGCAGGAGCCGACGCGCTGCAGATCGCAGCCTCCGGTCTTCCCCAAATTCGCGGCTGAAAACGCAGGAATCGTCGTTTTGAATGACTCTCGCGCAGTCTCAAATGCTAACCGAGTTCTTTATCACTTGACAGATTAAAAGAATTGTTCCAAAtagaattgattcgaataaaatgatttcgaattaaattaaattaaaattgttccaaatagaattatttcgaataaaatgatttcaaatgaaattgatcggtttcaaataaaattaatgtgCAGAAATGTTCAACGATGTTCCGGCGTGAAAAAAGAAAGCAACATACCCTCATAATGATCTCGTCTTTAACGACTATCTCGCCCGGTTGACGTCTCCCGATGATCAGGTTGTTTCCAAAGGCGATCGCCACGAGGGCGAAGCACGTGGCCAAGAATATTACGTTGCGCATTTTCGCTTGCAATGAGAAAAGCTTTGTAGCCGCGACTCTGGGGATCTGTTGTTCGATGGATCGCAGCATATCCTTTATAGCTTGCTCTTATCAATCGCCACTGACAATTCTCCAAAGATTGTCGTTCCCTCCGCGACGTCAACGACTTATGTAACGATATTTGCTTTATTATTCTGCACATAGTCGCGAAGGTGATCGATTGGCATCGATTGATCCTGGGCATCCATTGATCCCTTAGGATTCCTTAGGAAGCTTACATCGATTGATTCTAATAAGATGCGGCCATAGAAATTCCTAGATCTTCATTCGGAGCTTCAACTAGTTTTTTTACTATTGCCGATACGATTATCAGTGCCATTCATGAAGAGATTTTATCTCATCGGAgattatcttttttattttttttttaagaactTTTTATGTTATCGCACTCGAATTGCCCCGTCAAAATGTCTGAGATTAGAATTTATTTTTGGATATAATTCGGCACGTGTCGTAATCTTCGCCAAATCATAGTACCCTTCTGCGATGAGCAGTAAAGAGCAGATCAGTGGATCAGTGGAGTTCTTTTCGCAAGAACTACACAACAACGTTATATTATCCCCAATTTCTGTGaactattaaaagaagaaattcgTTCCCTGAAATACTGTTTTGTACAGTCGATGCAGggcatttttattttccataaacatCGACTGTTTAGTAATAACAACTAATTTAGCATTTCAATCGATACCTAAGGCATTTTTCACCAGGATAGCACTAACATAGGAATCATAGGGCGGATAATCTGATGCGTTATCTGCGTTTCGCATAATGCTGAAGACGCTGCATCATCGCATTACCATTCAATTTCATCACTTTGATGATTGATAAGGCCGGACACGAGTAGGAACACACACAAGATATCGTGATTCTTGTTGATCGAAAACTATGTGGCCTTGAGAAAGTCGATAATCAGCGGCAGCTGTGGAGGCAGGAGTCGAGTACATATTTACGTTGGCAAGTGACGAATAATAACTAGGTGAAAACAATTGACGATATCGTATCATAATGGAATATTTTATACCTCTCGTGAAATTCTGGCACTGTGCGATCATATGTAAAAATATTTCGATTAGTATCAATGAGTGATCAACGCGGAATTGTAATTTCAAGTGTGCATTTGACGCGATTGTATCTTTTTCAAGCGTGTATAAATTTTCCATCTGCATTCGAGACGCAACCTTCGAACGAACTGGAAACGTTCGAGAAAGAGTCGTTCACATTATTTTACAAAGTTTCGCAACTGCTAATCGTGACAgacattttaattcgatttTCGCTGTTACGATGCTAGAGATAAAAACCTTGCATTATGTATCTAATGTTTCGCAAAAAAGTGACTGATAACCAGCAGGTTGCATTCAATGATAAAACCATTCTGCGTTCATGAGACCGCTATTCTGGAAACTGCAATTGCTACCGGGAATCGACACGATGTAATCTGGAAAGAAACAGCGGAAAACAATTTCCAGGTACCGTTTCGACACTCCGCGCGGTTCTACGTTCTCAAAGGGCTCTTGAATTCTAAATTAGCTACGCATGGTCAACTTTTCACTTTGTGATTCCTTGGAAAAACGCGCGGAACGCGATCCCGCCGGTGCGAAAAAAGGGGAACGCTCTTTTCCGACAAAACTCAGTCTCCGAGAAAGGCGTTCGACGTTCCGATCTTTTCTCATTTGCTCGACTCGCTGGCCAATCGGGAAAAGGGCAATCGATGTTGTAATCCCGTAATTGCATTGTTCCGGGATCAAAATTGCAGTCGCTCGCGAAAATCTTTGGAGAAATTAAAGTCCGCCGCTAAACAGAGTGGAAGAGAAAAGATTTCTGCCTCTAATACTACCTCTAATCGGTTCCCTTTCCCCGCGTTTCGACAATCTATTAGCCGCAAATATTAGGTCGAGTGTCCGGACTTCTGTGATATCGGGAAAGGACGGAGTAAATTTTTGTTTTGACAAGCGTCGCCCTGATTTCTGAACCGTTCGGGCTCTATGAACGAGGAACTGGGCCGAGAGCTGCATTGTACTTCATTTGGGAACGTTTCTAACCGATATTTGCCTTTCCATATTTTCCTTTCctacttttattttctttaacaTATTCGTACAATTCTCAAATTGTATCATGGCGATGCTTCGGTTCAATTTCGCgtggaataatttattttgcaagtgTACCGAAATTCTGTTAGGCACATGTGAGCAACGAATTCTGTGCCTTTCGACCAGATTTTCTCAATTGTTCgtgttaaaaattaaatttaatatatataataataatattaatatgtaataataatatttatatattatatgataataataataattaatttaaaaaactcGTAAGTTTTATTTTGATGCTCCGCCATCTGATTTGGACCTCGAATACTGTATTTAGCAATTTTGCCGAATTTTTGTTAGACACTGTATACTTCGACATAGAGTTTCAATctgtgaaaaataatttctgtCTGCTTCTTCGCGCAATTGCTTGTTTCCTAATAACATTCGCACGAATTGCTAAAACTTGTTAAAATGAATTTCCGAGCGAGTTTCAATTATCGAATAGTGGTGGAAAATATTGAAACAAAATAAACTATGAAGTAAAAAACAGCAATACCTGCACggagaaatttgaaaattatttttcatagTGCCGAATGAATGCCGACTGTAGTTTCGACTAGCTGCCGTGACGCCGCGGTGTTAATGTTCATAGAGGACCGGAATATCCAGCGAATCGATCGGCGTGTTCCGTTGGAACTATTTCGTATTTTCGTTGAT
It encodes:
- the LOC117220081 gene encoding uncharacterized protein LOC117220081, producing the protein MLRSIEQQIPRVAATKLFSLQAKMRNVIFLATCFALVAIAFGNNLIIGRRQPGEIVVKDEIIMRPRIWGRPEAAICSASAPAGSEISFVSVESWNPWIVGIRPIEGGVGANNVVVSIIGRPSWGFSVRCIILAVHKKTTTARPTTTPKTTTPKSTTPETTPSEPPTTSPNSTTPETTPSEPATTTPESTTPETTNTEPAMWTLSTPTPPPEYTTSATL